Below is a genomic region from Pseudomonas extremaustralis.
TGCGGTACCCAGGCGTTCAGCGCCACCACGCCGTTGTCCTGGAACGATGACCTGGCCGGCGCCGCCAACAGCCACACGCGCAACATGGCCAACGGCAATTTCTTCGACCACCTGGACCACGACGGCCGCACCCCCGGCGACCGTGCCGAACTGGCCGGGTACATCGCAAGGAATATCGGTGAAAACATCGCTGCCGGCCTGGACACCCCGCGCAAGGTAGTGGACGGTTGGCTCGCCAGCCCAGGGCATTGCGCCAACCTGATGAACCCGCAATTTCGTGAACTCGGCGCCGCCTATGCGATGGACCCCAAGAGTGATGCGGGGATTTACTGGACAAGCCTGTTCGGCACTTCGCAATAGGCAAGCAACCGGGCGCTAAAAGGGGTGGAGCATCAAATTGCCATCTCGTGGATAATGACGCTGAACTGGCAGCGGCGATTCCGGTCTGTAGCTTGTTAGCCTGACCTCGTCAGGCCCTCGAGAGACGGTGGCAAACAAGGTGTTCACCCAATGATGAATTGGCTGCAAGGCAGCAGCGACATGGCTGAGCGGGTCCGCCAGCATGATTGGGCGAATACGCCCCTCGGGCCTCTCGAGCAGTGGCCGGACGTGCTCAAAACCACCGTGGCGCTGTGCTTTGCCTCGCATTTCCCCCAGGCCATCGTTTGGGGGCCACATCTGATCACCCTCTACAACGACGCGTTCATCCCCATCCTCGGGGATAAACCCTACGCGCTGGGGCGTCCGTTCAACCAAACCTGGCATGAGGTGTGGGACCAGATCGGCCCCATCGCCAGCGCGGCCTTTGAAGGACATGCCACGTTTATCGAGAACTACCCGCTGGTGATCGAACGCGGCGCAGGTCGCGAACAGGCGTACTTCACCTTCTGCTACAGCCCGATCCGCGACCCGCTGGGCAAGGTCGTGGGCTTGCTGGACACCGTCACCGAAACCACCGCCACCGTTTTCCTCACGCGGCGCCTGGCAGTGCTGGACGCCATCGGCAGTGCGGTGACCAATGCGGTGGATGCCGAATCCATCATGTCCACCACCACGCAGCTGTTGGCCGAGCATCTTCAAGTATCCAATTGCGCGTATGCCGACGTGGATGCCGATGAAGACGGCTTTACCATTCGCGGTAATTGGGCGGCGCCCGGTTCTCCCAACATTTTGGGGCGCTACAGCCTGGCGTCGTTTGGTGAATTGGCGGTGCAGCGCCTGCGGGCCGGCAACCCCTTGGTGGTGCAGGACAACCGCGTCGAATTTCCCCCAAAGGTCGCCGCGCGCTTTCAGGCCCTGGGCGCCGCGGCGACTGTGTGCTTCCCACTGATCAAGGATGGACGCCTGACAGCCTTGATGGCCGTGCACCACAAAACCGCGCGCGTATGGTCGCCCTATGACCTGGCGCTGGTGGAGGAAGTCACCGAACGCTCCTGGGCGCATATCGAACGGGTGCGCGCCGACATCGCCGTGCGTGAAGGCCTGCTGGCGTTCACCGAGCTCAACGCCACCCTGGAACAGCGCGTGGAGGAACGCACCACCGCCCTCGCCCAGGCCGAAGCCGCCCTGCGTCAATCACAAAAGCTGGAAGCCATCGGCCAATTGACCGGCGGCGTCGCCCATGACTTCAACAACTTGCTGACGATCATTCGCTCGTCCGTGGATTTCCTGCGCCAGCCCGGCCTGGCCGAAGAGCGCCGTCAGCGCTATATGACAGCGGTCTCGGATACGGTGGAGCGCGCGAGCAAACTGACCAGCCAATTGCTCGCCTTCGCCCGTCGCCAACCGTTGAAGCCGGAAGTCTTCGATGTCAGCCAGCGCGTCAGGAACATCGGCGAAATGCTCGAGAGCGTCACCGGCGCACGCATCCAGGTGCGGGTCGAATTGCCCGAGCGCCCTTGCCATGTGCGCGTCGACTCCAGCCAGTTCGAAACCGCACTGATCAATATCGCCCTCAACGCCCGCGACGCCATGAACGGCCAAGGCACCCTGACCCTGCGCGTCGCCACGGTAGCGGCCCTGCCGCGCATCCGTGGCGATGCCGAATCGCAGCAGCCCTTCGTCACGATTGCCCTGGCCGACACCGGCAGCGGTATGTCCGGCGACACCTTTGAACGCATTTTCGAGCCCTTCTTTACCACCAAGGCTATCGGCAAAGGCACCGGGCTGGGCTTGTCCCAGGTATTCGGCTTCGCCAAGCAGTCCGGCGGTAACGTTGACGTCGCCAGCACCCTGGGTCACGGCACGGTGTTTACCCTGTACCTGCCCGAAGTTGCACCGCAGGCGACGCAGTACGAGCACGCTCCAGAAGACCGGCCGCCGATTCACGACGCCGCGCAGTGCCACATCTTGATCGTGGAAGACAACCTGGAAGTGGGCCGCTTCGCCAACCAGATCCTCCAGGATCTGGGTTACCAGACCACCTGGGCCACCGATGCCGAACAGGCGCTGGCTCTGGCCGGGCCGGATGGCATGGCGTTCGACGGAATTTTCTCGGATGTGCTGATGCCGGGGATCACCGGCGTGGCCATGGCCAAGCTACTGCGCCAGCGCCGAGCGGACCTGCCGGTGGTGCTTACCTCAGGCTACAGCGAAGAACTGGCAGACAGTGGCTACGAGGGCTTCGAGTTCCTGGCCAAACCCTACTCCGCCGAGCAGGTCGCGCGGGCGCTCGCCAGAGCCATGCTCAAGGACTGACCCCTACTCCGCCACCGCGACCTGATTGCGGCCCAGGGCCTTCGCGCGGTAAAGCGCCTTGTCAGCGGTGTTCATCAGGCTGTGCAGGTCTTGGTCCAGGGTTTGGCTGGAGGCCACGCCAAGGCTGGCAGTCACGCCTTTGACTGGCTCGGCCACCATGTGGGAAATAGCCTTGACCAACTGTTCGGCAATGTTCCTCGCGGTGTCCAGCGACGTGTTGGGCAGCAACACCGCAAATTCCTCACCGCCCAGGCGACCATAGACATCGGCCTGACGGAACGATGAGCTGATCACCCCGCCGATCTGACGCAATACCTGATCCCCGGCCTGGTGACCGTAGGTGTCGTTGATCTGCTTGAAGTGGTCCATGTCCAGCATCAGGGCACACAGCGGCTGCTGGTTTTGGCGACATTGCGTGTACAACAACTGGGCGTTCTCGTAAAACGCGCGACGGTTCATCAGGCCGGTGAGTTCATCGGTCTGTGCGGCGACTGTAGAAAGTTTGTGGGCGCGTTCCATTTGTCGGGTCAGGCGGAAGGCTTTCTCCAGGGCATCGGACAGTTTGTGCGTCGCGCTGACCACAAAGGTCGAGAACATCAAGACTGCGACAGCCACACCCACTTGCATCGAGGAAGGCTGTAACAGCAGCCATAGCGTGCACGGCAGCAGGACCAGTCCCATGGAAGTCAGCGTCAAGTAGCGATACGCCGAATAACACGAGACCGCGCTGACGGACATCCCCACGGCAAACAAGATCACCAGCGCCTGGGATAAGCGGTCGTCGGTGGGCATCACCGCCAATGCGCCAATACCCCAGATTCCGGCGGACAGTATCAGCGTGACCCAGTAGCGCCGCTCCCAGCGTTCAGGCGTGCGCTCGGACGTGGGGCAGCGGAACCACTCCAGGAACATTTTGAGCCGCAACAGTGACGACACTGCCTGCGCCCCCAGCCAAACCAGGATGATCTGATGATCGAACCGGTCCCAACACAGCCAGCAGAGCAAGGCGGCAGCCAGGTAGCTGCCGAAAATGGCGGCGAATGACTGACGAAACAGCTGGTGCAAACGGTCAGTTCGCACCTGCTCTTCTATAAAGCAATCCTGGTCCTGCTCACGCCCAAGGCCAATCATGGAACCCGCCTGATTCGACTGCCGCGACAAAATGCCATTGTGGCACCCGGCCAGTACCGCGGACAACAGAATACAGCGCGTATGCCGCGGTTAAAGCGGCTCTGGTCGCAAAATCAACACACCCAGGGGCGGCAAATTCAACGACAGCGATACCGCTTGCCCATGGTGCGGTTCATCCCGGGTAAACACGCCACCGCCGTTGCCGTAGTTGGAGCCGGCATACGTGTCGGCGTCGCTGTTGAGCACTTCGTTCCAGCGCCCGGCAAACGGTACGCCGACGCTGTAAGCCGCGCGAGGCACCGGGGTGAAGTTGGCCACCACCAACACCGGCGTGCCGTCCTTGCTCCAGCGCAACCAGGCATAGACGCTGTTGATCGCATCATCACCGATCAACCACTGGAAGCCCTGGGGGACATCGTCCTGCTCGTGCAGGGCCGGCTCCTCGCGGTACAGGCGATTCAAATCGCCCACCAGCTTCTGCACGCCGCGGTGTTCCGGGTATTGCAGCAGGTACCAGTCCAGTTGCTGGTCGTGGTTCCACTCGCGCCATTGGCCGAATTCACAGCCCATGAACAGCAGTTTCTTACCGGGATGGGTCCACATGAACGTCAGGTAGGCGCGCAAGTTGGCAAATTTCTGCCAGCGATCGCCAGGCATCTTGTCGATCAACGAGTGCTTGCCGTACACCACTTCATCGTGGGAGATCGGCAGGATAAAACGCTCGGACCAGGCATACACCAAGCCAAAGCTCAGCTCGTTGTGGTGATGGGCGCGGTACACCGGGTCCTGCTGGATGTAGTGCAGGGAATCGTGCATCCACCCCATGTTCCATTTGTAGTTGAAGCCCAGGCCGCCCTGCTGGGTCGGCTGGCTGACGCCGGGCCAGGCGGTGGACTCTTCGGCGATCACCAGGGCGCCGGGGGCCTCCAGGGCCACCACATCGTTCAAGTGGCGCAGGAAATCGATGGCTTCCAGGTTCTCGCGGCCGCCATGGCGATTGGGCACCCACTCGCCGGCCTTGCGCGAATAATCGCGGTACAGCATCGACGCCACGGCATCCACGCGCAGCCCGTCGACATGGAAGTGTTTGAGCCAATACAACGCCGAAGCCAACATGAAGCCGTGGACTTCAGTACGACCCAGGTTGTAGATCAGCGTGTCCCAGTCCTGATGGAAACCCTCCAGCGGGTTGGCGTATTCGTACAACGCAGTGCCGTCGAATTGCACCAGGCCGTGGGCATCGGTAGGAAAATGCGCCGGCACCCAGTCGAGAATCACGCCGATATCGGCCTGATGCAGGGCGTTGACGAAATAGGCAAAGTCTTGCGGTGAACCGAAGCGCGCCGTCGGTGCGAACTGCGACAACGCCTGATAGCCCCAGGATCCCCCGAACGGATGCTCCATGATCGGCATCAGTTCGACGTGGGTGAAACCCAGCTCCTGCACATACGGCACCAGCCGTTCGGCCAGCTCGCGCCAGTTGTATTGGCGAGCGACTTCGCCCGCCTCGTCCAGTTCGCACTGCCAGGAGCCCACATGCAGTTCGTAGATCGACAGCGGCGCGGTGTGCCTATGCCGTTCGACCCGCGACTGCATCCACGCCTGGTCCTGCCAGTCCATCTGCAGGGGCGCGGCGACTTTCGAGGCCGTGTCGGGCGGCAGTTGGGTCGCGAGCGCCATCGGATCGGCCTTGAGCGGCAGAATCCCGTGGGCACCCAGGATTTCGTACTTGTAGGCCGCGCCCGGTTGCAGGCGTGGGATAAAGATCTCCCACACCCCCGACGGATGCCGTAGGCGCATCGGGTGCCGGCGACCGTCCCAGGCATTGAAATCGCCCACCACCGAAACGCGCCGCGCATTCGGCGCCCACACCGAAAAACGCACGCCCTGCACACCATCGACGCTGGTCACCTGGGCACCCAGGCAGTTGCCCAGGTCGCGGTGATTGCCTTCGGCAAACAGGTAAAGGTCCATTTCACCGAGAAGTAATTGGCTGAAACTGTAGGGGTCTTCGGTGATCTGTTCACCGCCGGCCCACTGGATTTTCAGCAAATACGCCTGGCGCGTGCTGAAGTGTCCGACAAACAAACCCGGCACCCCGGTCGCATCCAGGCTGCCGATCGTCTCGTCGCCGTCGCGGTTCAGGACCTGGACGCTCAGGGCTTCTGGCAGAAACGCGCGGATGAATTGGCCTCCCTGCTCGTCGTCGTGCGGGCCCAGGATCGAGAATGGGTCATGGTGCTCGGCGCGCACCAACGCTTCGACGTCCTTGGACGCCGGCATTGCGGTCAACTTCACGTGCAGCGGTTCATTATTCGTAAAACTCATGACGTCTCCCCACCGCGTGCAGTGTTCGATATAGGTGTTAGCCCGTTCAGCAAACCATGCAGCCCCTGCAAGGGCACCGGCAGCCAGGTCGGGCGATTTTCCGCTTCGTACGCCACTTCATACGCGGCTTTTTCCAGGCTGAACAACGTCAGCGCGGCGTCCTGGCCGTTGGCATCCTGCCAGTCATGGGCCAGTGTAGCTGTAGCGGCCTGATAAGCCCGGATAAATGCCTGGCGTGCTTCTTTCAGGTAACGATCAGTCACGCGTTTGCGGGCGGCGTCCGCTTGCGGCGAGTGATCCACCCCTTGTCCGTTCAGGGCCATGGCGGCGGCGTAGTCAAAAGAGCGCAACACGCCGCTCACATCTTTGTACGGGCTGTGCTTGCCACGCCGTTCATGCAATGGCCGCGCCGGCTCGCCCTCAAAGTCGATCAGATAGGCATCGCCCTTGACCACCAGCACCTGGCCCAGGTGCAAATCACCATGCACCCGAATGCGCAGGCCGCCCAGGGTGGCTTTCGCCAGGCTGTCGACCTGGCCGGCGATGGCTTTTTTCTGCGCCAGTAATTCACTGACCAGCGCCTGATCGGCCGGGTTCAATTGGGGTTGATGCTGCTTGAGCAACTGCAGGGCACGGTCGATCTGGGCGCCCACGTCCTTGGCCCAGGCGTGAGTGTCCTTGGCGCTGGTGACCTCGGGGCTGAAGGCCTCGTCGGACGTTTTCGCCGCCAGCACCCCATGCATTTCGCCCAGGCGCCGTCCCAGCAACCCGGCGAAATCCGCCAGCTCGCCCAAGGCGTTGTAGTGTTGTTCCTGCTCGGAGATGGCTTCGGCGAGTTCGTCGCGGATGGCGCGCTCCAGGTTGTTCTGCGTCCAGCTCCACGCATCGCCCTGATTGCTCAGGTAGCCCTGGGCAATCATCAGCAGATTGTCCTGGCCTTCGCCGTCGCGGCGGATCACCGCGCCCAGCAACGGCGAGATGTTCGGGTAATCGGCGGCCGTCAGGTAGGCGCTCATTTCCAGCTCCGGGTGCACGCCGGCGCTGACTTTGCGGATCAGCTTGAGCACCAGGCTTTCGCCGACCACCACGGAGCTGTTGGACTGCTCGGCCGCCAAGTAGCGCACGGGGGACTCGTCCGTCAGTTGCAATCGCGCCAGGTGCGGGGTGGCCTCGAAGCGCAGGTCACCCGCGCTGGAACTCAATACCGTGCCGGCTTGCAGGCCCTGGATCACCGCGCGGATAAAGTGCTCCAGACTGAAGGCATCGGTCACCAGCCCCACCTGGCGTACCCGCCGCACGCGCGCCAGGGCCAATTGCTGCGGCAAGGCGCTGGTGAACTGCTCTTCAGCGAGGAAACCGAACGGCAGCTGATAGCGGCTGACCTGGCCGCCGGCTGTGACTTCAAGCTCACTGAGCAAGACCGGGTGCTGGGGGTCGCCAAAGCGCACGCCATAGGCGATGTGCACGCTGTCGATGGCCGTGTCCTTGCCGGCGAACCAGCGGCGCTTGGGCAGCCAGGCCGGCAGCGAGGTCTGTTCCAGGGCGGAGCGGCACGGTTCGTCGAGCAGCTCTTCCATGCGTTTTTTCAGCACCAGAGTGGTGAAGTCCGGCATGCTTTGCGCCGGTTGCACATGCCAGCTCGGCATCTGGTTTTCCGCCGCCAGCACGAACCAGTAGAAGCCGTAAGGCGCCAGGGTCAACAGGAAGTTCAGT
It encodes:
- a CDS encoding GGDEF domain-containing protein, which codes for MIGLGREQDQDCFIEEQVRTDRLHQLFRQSFAAIFGSYLAAALLCWLCWDRFDHQIILVWLGAQAVSSLLRLKMFLEWFRCPTSERTPERWERRYWVTLILSAGIWGIGALAVMPTDDRLSQALVILFAVGMSVSAVSCYSAYRYLTLTSMGLVLLPCTLWLLLQPSSMQVGVAVAVLMFSTFVVSATHKLSDALEKAFRLTRQMERAHKLSTVAAQTDELTGLMNRRAFYENAQLLYTQCRQNQQPLCALMLDMDHFKQINDTYGHQAGDQVLRQIGGVISSSFRQADVYGRLGGEEFAVLLPNTSLDTARNIAEQLVKAISHMVAEPVKGVTASLGVASSQTLDQDLHSLMNTADKALYRAKALGRNQVAVAE
- a CDS encoding GAF domain-containing protein, with the translated sequence MMNWLQGSSDMAERVRQHDWANTPLGPLEQWPDVLKTTVALCFASHFPQAIVWGPHLITLYNDAFIPILGDKPYALGRPFNQTWHEVWDQIGPIASAAFEGHATFIENYPLVIERGAGREQAYFTFCYSPIRDPLGKVVGLLDTVTETTATVFLTRRLAVLDAIGSAVTNAVDAESIMSTTTQLLAEHLQVSNCAYADVDADEDGFTIRGNWAAPGSPNILGRYSLASFGELAVQRLRAGNPLVVQDNRVEFPPKVAARFQALGAAATVCFPLIKDGRLTALMAVHHKTARVWSPYDLALVEEVTERSWAHIERVRADIAVREGLLAFTELNATLEQRVEERTTALAQAEAALRQSQKLEAIGQLTGGVAHDFNNLLTIIRSSVDFLRQPGLAEERRQRYMTAVSDTVERASKLTSQLLAFARRQPLKPEVFDVSQRVRNIGEMLESVTGARIQVRVELPERPCHVRVDSSQFETALINIALNARDAMNGQGTLTLRVATVAALPRIRGDAESQQPFVTIALADTGSGMSGDTFERIFEPFFTTKAIGKGTGLGLSQVFGFAKQSGGNVDVASTLGHGTVFTLYLPEVAPQATQYEHAPEDRPPIHDAAQCHILIVEDNLEVGRFANQILQDLGYQTTWATDAEQALALAGPDGMAFDGIFSDVLMPGITGVAMAKLLRQRRADLPVVLTSGYSEELADSGYEGFEFLAKPYSAEQVARALARAMLKD
- the glgB gene encoding 1,4-alpha-glucan branching protein GlgB — its product is MSFTNNEPLHVKLTAMPASKDVEALVRAEHHDPFSILGPHDDEQGGQFIRAFLPEALSVQVLNRDGDETIGSLDATGVPGLFVGHFSTRQAYLLKIQWAGGEQITEDPYSFSQLLLGEMDLYLFAEGNHRDLGNCLGAQVTSVDGVQGVRFSVWAPNARRVSVVGDFNAWDGRRHPMRLRHPSGVWEIFIPRLQPGAAYKYEILGAHGILPLKADPMALATQLPPDTASKVAAPLQMDWQDQAWMQSRVERHRHTAPLSIYELHVGSWQCELDEAGEVARQYNWRELAERLVPYVQELGFTHVELMPIMEHPFGGSWGYQALSQFAPTARFGSPQDFAYFVNALHQADIGVILDWVPAHFPTDAHGLVQFDGTALYEYANPLEGFHQDWDTLIYNLGRTEVHGFMLASALYWLKHFHVDGLRVDAVASMLYRDYSRKAGEWVPNRHGGRENLEAIDFLRHLNDVVALEAPGALVIAEESTAWPGVSQPTQQGGLGFNYKWNMGWMHDSLHYIQQDPVYRAHHHNELSFGLVYAWSERFILPISHDEVVYGKHSLIDKMPGDRWQKFANLRAYLTFMWTHPGKKLLFMGCEFGQWREWNHDQQLDWYLLQYPEHRGVQKLVGDLNRLYREEPALHEQDDVPQGFQWLIGDDAINSVYAWLRWSKDGTPVLVVANFTPVPRAAYSVGVPFAGRWNEVLNSDADTYAGSNYGNGGGVFTRDEPHHGQAVSLSLNLPPLGVLILRPEPL
- the treS gene encoding maltose alpha-D-glucosyltransferase, which translates into the protein MAKKPKAATFIKDPLWYKDAVIYQVHVKSYFDSNNDGIGDFPGLIAKLDYIADLGVNTIWLLPFYPSPRRDDGYDIAEYRGVHSDYGTMADARRFIAEAHRRGLRVITELVINHTSDQHPWFQRARKAKPGSAARDFYVWSDDDQKYDGTRIIFLDTEKSNWTWDPVAGQYFWHRFYSHQPDLNFDNPQVMKAVLSVMRFWLDMGIDGLRLDAIPYLIERDGTNNENLPETHDVLKQIRAEIDAHYPDRMLLAEANQWPEDTQLYFGDKKGDDGDECHMAFHFPLMPRMYMALAQEDRFPITDILRQTPEIPANCQWAIFLRNHDELTLEMVTDKERDYLWNYYAADRRARINLGIRRRLAPLMERDRRRVELLNSLLLSMPGTPTLYYGDEIGMGDNIYLGDRDGVRTPMQWSIDRNGGFSRADPASLVLPPIMDPQYGYQSVNVETQAQDPHSLLNWTRRMLAVRKQSKAFGRGSLKMLSPSNRRILAYTREFTGDDGRTEIILCVANVSRSAQAAELDLSAFAGMVPVEMLGGNAFPPIGQLNFLLTLAPYGFYWFVLAAENQMPSWHVQPAQSMPDFTTLVLKKRMEELLDEPCRSALEQTSLPAWLPKRRWFAGKDTAIDSVHIAYGVRFGDPQHPVLLSELEVTAGGQVSRYQLPFGFLAEEQFTSALPQQLALARVRRVRQVGLVTDAFSLEHFIRAVIQGLQAGTVLSSSAGDLRFEATPHLARLQLTDESPVRYLAAEQSNSSVVVGESLVLKLIRKVSAGVHPELEMSAYLTAADYPNISPLLGAVIRRDGEGQDNLLMIAQGYLSNQGDAWSWTQNNLERAIRDELAEAISEQEQHYNALGELADFAGLLGRRLGEMHGVLAAKTSDEAFSPEVTSAKDTHAWAKDVGAQIDRALQLLKQHQPQLNPADQALVSELLAQKKAIAGQVDSLAKATLGGLRIRVHGDLHLGQVLVVKGDAYLIDFEGEPARPLHERRGKHSPYKDVSGVLRSFDYAAAMALNGQGVDHSPQADAARKRVTDRYLKEARQAFIRAYQAATATLAHDWQDANGQDAALTLFSLEKAAYEVAYEAENRPTWLPVPLQGLHGLLNGLTPISNTARGGETS